One genomic window of Bartonella sp. JB63 includes the following:
- the tatA gene encoding twin-arginine translocase TatA/TatE family subunit, which translates to MGNIFSPTHLIVILLIILVLFGRGKVSELMGDVAKGIKAFKNNMKEEEENIENEFEVVDYSKTIDVESRHSPPLSAKRAVGSKNGTSSTKTKKDSVSKE; encoded by the coding sequence ATGGGTAATATTTTTTCACCAACGCATTTAATTGTAATTTTGCTGATCATCCTTGTGCTTTTCGGGCGTGGTAAGGTCTCTGAATTAATGGGTGATGTTGCTAAAGGTATTAAAGCTTTTAAAAATAACATGAAGGAAGAAGAGGAAAATATTGAAAATGAGTTTGAAGTGGTTGATTATTCTAAAACAATAGATGTTGAGTCTCGGCATTCTCCACCATTATCAGCAAAGCGTGCGGTAGGTTCAAAAAACGGCACTTCTTCAACTAAGACGAAGAAGGATTCTGTTT
- the nagZ gene encoding beta-N-acetylhexosaminidase, whose translation MSGIKAIISGVSGLFLEDYEKEFIIEHKPWAFILFARNIGAVDDLKALTTSLRELSKRDDVFIFIDQEGGRVQRLRPPLVPNYPAAKALGEIYKKDQNKGIRAAWIMSRLHAFDLMRYGINANCIPVLDVPVAGAHDVIGTRAYSQDPKAVAALGRSAARGLLDGGVLPVMKHIPGHGRAFSDTHLELARVDASLDILEQSDFVPFKNLSDLPAAMTAHIVYEAIDDKLPATLSKRVIENVIRKKIGFDGLLMSDDLSMKALSGSKLSKNLSDLTSKIFSAGCDIVLHCHGKQQEMHLVANAAPFLEGKALERVCDICFKVTKPDHSDEDALREEFSNLVALV comes from the coding sequence ATGTCAGGAATAAAAGCTATAATTTCTGGTGTTTCTGGTCTTTTTCTGGAAGATTATGAGAAAGAATTTATTATTGAGCATAAGCCTTGGGCTTTTATTTTGTTTGCGCGGAATATAGGTGCAGTGGATGATCTAAAAGCACTTACTACTTCTTTACGTGAATTAAGTAAACGTGATGATGTTTTTATTTTTATTGATCAAGAAGGTGGGAGAGTGCAACGTTTGCGTCCACCTTTGGTACCCAATTATCCGGCTGCTAAAGCCTTAGGAGAAATTTATAAAAAAGATCAAAATAAAGGAATTCGTGCTGCGTGGATTATGTCACGGCTTCATGCTTTTGATTTGATGAGATATGGTATTAACGCGAATTGCATTCCCGTTTTAGATGTACCCGTGGCAGGAGCTCATGATGTGATTGGAACGCGCGCTTATTCTCAAGATCCAAAAGCTGTTGCTGCATTGGGACGTTCTGCTGCTAGAGGGCTTTTAGATGGTGGTGTTTTACCGGTAATGAAACATATACCTGGGCATGGGCGAGCATTTTCTGATACACATTTAGAGCTAGCACGTGTAGATGCATCACTTGATATTTTGGAGCAGAGTGATTTTGTTCCATTTAAAAATTTATCTGATTTACCGGCTGCAATGACTGCCCATATCGTTTATGAAGCGATTGATGATAAATTACCAGCAACGCTATCTAAAAGGGTTATTGAAAATGTTATTCGTAAAAAAATAGGTTTTGATGGGCTTTTAATGTCGGATGATTTATCAATGAAAGCCCTTTCAGGGAGTAAACTTTCAAAAAATCTTTCAGATCTAACAAGTAAAATTTTTTCGGCAGGTTGTGATATTGTTCTTCATTGTCATGGTAAACAACAAGAGATGCATCTTGTTGCTAATGCTGCTCCATTTTTGGAAGGAAAAGCATTGGAGCGTGTATGTGATATTTGCTTTAAAGTTACAAAACCTGATCATTCCGATGAAGATGCTTTAAGAGAAGAATTTTCAAATCTTGTAGCTCTTGTTTAA
- a CDS encoding 4-(cytidine 5'-diphospho)-2-C-methyl-D-erythritol kinase, which translates to MISNAHVSLKKCFYVFTPIKLNLALHVVGRRADGYHLLESLVYFSLSGDCLGYMPFENDRFVVTGPFANRIVSDTENLVIRARDFMHEKFPKNAKPSFFRLVKTLPIASGIGGGSGDAASVLHMLHRQWKLDCSCEKLAEMSLVLGADVPMCLFALEYQRPLFVKGIGDDITPVKEACSFAMVLVNHGQHIATETIFKALEECNHSHLKIDLSAFKTVFSLVESLQETRNDLFIPALKIAPQLTEVLYALDKSGALFSRMSGSGATCFGIFKDQQAAQKAACFIKSIYPDWFVKPIMTLGT; encoded by the coding sequence ATGATATCAAATGCACATGTTTCGCTTAAAAAATGTTTTTATGTATTTACGCCTATTAAATTGAATTTAGCTTTGCACGTTGTAGGGCGGCGTGCTGATGGCTATCATTTGTTAGAAAGCTTGGTTTATTTCAGTCTTAGCGGTGATTGTTTAGGTTATATGCCTTTTGAAAATGATCGCTTTGTTGTAACAGGCCCTTTTGCGAATAGAATTGTTTCTGACACAGAAAATTTGGTTATCCGCGCCCGTGATTTTATGCACGAGAAATTTCCTAAAAATGCTAAACCTAGCTTTTTTCGGCTTGTTAAAACATTGCCTATTGCTTCAGGTATTGGAGGTGGATCGGGTGATGCTGCAAGCGTATTGCATATGTTACATCGGCAATGGAAACTTGATTGTTCTTGTGAAAAATTAGCAGAAATGAGCTTGGTTCTTGGAGCTGATGTTCCGATGTGTTTATTTGCGTTGGAATATCAACGGCCACTTTTTGTTAAAGGAATTGGTGATGATATAACACCCGTAAAGGAAGCTTGTTCTTTTGCAATGGTATTGGTTAATCATGGTCAGCACATTGCTACAGAGACTATTTTTAAAGCTTTAGAAGAGTGTAATCATTCTCATTTGAAAATCGATTTATCTGCTTTCAAGACGGTTTTTTCATTGGTTGAATCTTTACAAGAAACGCGTAATGATCTTTTTATTCCTGCATTAAAAATTGCTCCTCAGTTGACCGAAGTCCTATATGCATTGGATAAAAGTGGAGCTCTTTTTTCTCGTATGTCTGGTTCAGGTGCAACGTGTTTTGGAATTTTTAAAGATCAGCAAGCAGCACAAAAAGCAGCTTGTTTTATTAAATCAATATATCCAGATTGGTTTGTGAAACCTATCATGACTTTAGGTACATGA
- a CDS encoding S49 family peptidase translates to MGCIKNLISRCFHSNTVQIPVVRLQGAIISSNSLMSHTLSLARCASLLDKAFSYKKSPVVALIINSPGGSPVQSRLIFQRIRDLANEKNKQVFTFVEDVAASGGYMIACAGDEIFADPSSIVGSIGVVSASFGFPELLKKIGVERRVYTAGKNKVTLDPFQPEKKTDVDHLKSLQLEIHQTFIDLVKERRTSKLSDDSNIFTGMFWNGQKGVELGLIDELGNVRSVIKKRFGNNAKLRLISPPKSLLSSKVPLGISADVAYKAVDGVMMAVEERALWQRYGL, encoded by the coding sequence ATGGGTTGTATAAAGAATTTAATTTCACGTTGTTTTCATTCTAATACGGTTCAAATCCCTGTAGTACGGCTTCAGGGAGCGATTATATCATCAAATTCATTGATGTCACATACACTGTCATTGGCGAGGTGTGCAAGCCTTTTAGATAAGGCTTTTTCTTATAAAAAATCACCAGTAGTTGCTTTAATTATTAACTCTCCTGGTGGTTCGCCTGTTCAATCGCGTCTTATTTTTCAGAGAATTCGTGATTTGGCAAATGAAAAAAACAAACAGGTTTTCACATTTGTTGAGGATGTAGCAGCATCGGGTGGTTATATGATTGCTTGTGCTGGGGATGAAATTTTTGCTGATCCTTCCTCTATTGTTGGTTCCATTGGTGTTGTCTCAGCTTCCTTTGGTTTTCCTGAACTTTTGAAGAAAATTGGTGTGGAGCGTCGTGTCTATACAGCAGGAAAAAACAAGGTTACATTAGATCCATTTCAACCAGAAAAGAAAACAGATGTTGACCATTTAAAATCTTTGCAACTTGAAATTCATCAGACTTTTATTGATTTGGTTAAGGAAAGGCGCACGTCAAAGTTGTCAGATGATTCAAATATTTTTACAGGAATGTTTTGGAACGGACAAAAAGGTGTTGAGCTTGGCTTAATTGATGAATTAGGTAATGTCCGTTCTGTTATTAAAAAAAGGTTTGGTAATAATGCAAAGTTACGTTTGATTTCTCCTCCGAAAAGTCTTTTATCATCTAAAGTCCCTTTAGGTATTTCTGCTGATGTTGCTTATAAGGCAGTTGATGGCGTTATGATGGCGGTAGAAGAGCGGGCACTTTGGCAACGGTATGGTTTGTGA
- a CDS encoding tRNA1(Val) (adenine(37)-N6)-methyltransferase encodes MCRINNHSDETIDAFHHGKFYLVQPRLQGHRSGMDAMLLASLVPSVFKGKVIDLGAGAGAAGLAVASRCIEAHITLVERSSFMISYAQKTLTLKQNEKLASRVCLLNADITLKGKERLKAGLMNNAFDFAIMNPPFNSSADRKTPDEEKLEAHVMPELMFENWFRCASAIVKPGGYLGLIARPQSLTDILYALEGRFGNVHIIPIHSHADTAAIRILFYAKRGSRASLSILPALIVHKSGSHVFSPRVDAINNGYISLWDSF; translated from the coding sequence ATGTGTAGGATAAACAATCATAGTGATGAAACAATAGATGCTTTTCATCATGGTAAGTTTTATTTAGTGCAACCACGTTTACAGGGTCATCGTTCTGGTATGGATGCTATGTTACTTGCTAGTTTGGTACCTAGTGTTTTTAAAGGGAAGGTTATTGATTTAGGGGCAGGTGCTGGTGCTGCAGGACTGGCAGTTGCTTCACGTTGTATTGAAGCTCATATTACATTAGTTGAACGGTCTTCTTTTATGATATCTTATGCTCAAAAAACACTCACACTAAAACAAAATGAGAAATTAGCTAGCAGAGTTTGTTTATTAAATGCAGATATTACTTTAAAAGGTAAGGAACGTTTAAAGGCAGGTCTAATGAATAATGCTTTTGATTTTGCAATTATGAATCCGCCTTTTAATAGTTCAGCAGATCGTAAAACACCTGATGAGGAAAAATTAGAAGCACATGTTATGCCTGAATTAATGTTTGAAAATTGGTTCCGATGTGCATCAGCAATTGTTAAACCAGGTGGATATTTAGGATTAATTGCACGTCCACAATCATTGACTGATATATTGTATGCTTTGGAAGGACGTTTTGGTAATGTACATATAATTCCTATTCATTCACACGCTGACACAGCTGCGATTCGTATTTTGTTTTATGCAAAACGGGGGAGTAGAGCAAGTTTATCTATATTGCCAGCATTGATTGTGCATAAGAGTGGTAGTCATGTTTTTTCACCAAGAGTTGATGCGATTAATAATGGATATATCAGTTTGTGGGACAGTTTTTAA
- a CDS encoding polyprenyl synthetase family protein: protein MGTITKLNHEKKEQNSLHSLLNLTKEDMEHINQLIISMAKSNVEMIPEISNHLISSGGKRIRPMITLAAAHMFGYQGDKHIKLATAVEFMHTATLLHDDVVDESELRRGKSTARMIWGNQASVLVGDFLLGQAFKMMVDVGSLEALSVLANAAAIIAEGEVMQLSAAKNIETNVSDYLKIINAKTAALFSAAAEVGPIIAGYGHEERSALHQYGLSLGLAFQLIDDVLDYSSSAQYLGKNIGDDFREGKITMPVILSYTRGNDTEKTFWKQALENNHNNDEALKYAKQLIEKYDGLTDTIEQARIYGKLAIDALSSIKENPAKNALIDIIDFCIERVN, encoded by the coding sequence TTGGGCACCATAACAAAACTAAATCATGAAAAAAAAGAGCAGAATTCTCTCCATTCTCTTTTAAATCTTACTAAAGAAGATATGGAGCATATAAATCAATTGATCATTTCTATGGCCAAATCGAACGTTGAAATGATTCCTGAAATTTCTAATCATCTTATTTCATCCGGTGGTAAACGAATACGCCCAATGATTACCCTAGCCGCTGCTCATATGTTTGGATACCAAGGTGATAAACATATAAAACTCGCAACAGCAGTTGAGTTTATGCATACAGCAACCCTATTACACGATGATGTAGTCGATGAAAGCGAGCTACGAAGGGGAAAATCTACTGCACGAATGATTTGGGGCAATCAAGCCAGTGTTCTTGTTGGTGATTTTTTATTAGGACAAGCCTTTAAAATGATGGTAGATGTTGGTTCTCTGGAAGCACTCTCTGTCTTAGCAAATGCTGCTGCAATCATTGCTGAAGGAGAAGTTATGCAGCTCTCCGCCGCAAAAAATATAGAAACCAACGTCTCAGACTATCTCAAAATTATAAATGCAAAAACAGCTGCTCTTTTCTCAGCAGCTGCTGAAGTCGGACCAATTATTGCTGGTTACGGACATGAAGAACGTTCTGCATTACATCAATATGGTCTATCATTAGGATTAGCTTTTCAATTGATTGACGATGTTCTTGATTACAGTAGCAGTGCTCAATATCTAGGAAAAAATATTGGTGATGACTTCCGAGAAGGCAAAATTACGATGCCTGTTATTCTTTCATATACACGCGGTAATGACACAGAAAAAACATTTTGGAAACAAGCTCTTGAAAATAACCATAACAATGATGAAGCCCTAAAATATGCAAAACAATTAATAGAAAAATACGATGGTCTAACCGATACAATAGAGCAAGCTCGAATTTATGGAAAACTTGCAATTGATGCTCTTTCTTCAATAAAAGAAAATCCTGCTAAAAATGCATTAATTGATATTATCGACTTTTGTATCGAACGTGTAAACTGA
- a CDS encoding tetratricopeptide repeat protein → MRSATVSHFFTLIGIILMLLPTYSAAEKIDTNSFTGAYLAGRIANYENKMNLAIHYFQQALTYKPNNLETQKEIFQAMLSVGAFTEAVRQAKKLKEKNIITPLISLTLSIENLIKKNYKEAQLLLQAKTSISDNNLIFELTNAWTKFESGNQFQAITDLEKRLGPTWYNFFIHYHLALMSDLAKRPQDAKKYFIQALKNQQGAITATDTYERVIIAYASFQLRQHMRNDAIKTLKYGEKILLGYETLKNIRQKVEKGANIENLITTPQQGIGEVLYNFGTIFNKKGSERIARIFQQFSLVLYPKNEATLFQLAKISAKFDDYDQAIKIYRALPPNSPYYRDGQFQLALTLTKNGNRDEAIKLLILLEKKFPNDRHIIIALAAIYMQENNFPEAIKILDQAIAKIKDFQRDNWKLFYQRGIAFNYLKQWSKAETDFRKALTFFPDQPQVLNYLAYSLIDRNQKLEESLNMLKKAITLQSQNSYILDSLGWAYYKLKQYSQAVRTLETAVRLQPSDPIINDHLGDAYWQVGCKREAIFQWNHAIDGEPENPERIKEKIKFGL, encoded by the coding sequence ATGCGCAGTGCAACAGTATCCCATTTTTTTACTCTCATAGGAATCATACTAATGCTACTGCCCACTTACAGTGCAGCTGAAAAAATTGATACAAATTCATTTACAGGTGCTTATCTAGCAGGACGAATTGCGAATTACGAAAATAAAATGAATCTTGCTATCCATTATTTTCAACAAGCACTTACTTATAAACCTAATAATCTTGAAACACAAAAAGAAATTTTTCAAGCAATGCTAAGTGTAGGAGCATTCACAGAAGCTGTTCGACAAGCAAAAAAATTGAAAGAAAAAAACATTATTACGCCTCTCATTTCCTTAACATTATCAATAGAAAATCTTATCAAAAAAAATTACAAAGAAGCTCAACTACTTCTACAAGCTAAAACATCCATCTCTGATAATAATCTAATATTTGAGCTAACCAATGCTTGGACTAAATTTGAATCTGGTAATCAATTTCAAGCAATCACTGACCTTGAAAAACGTTTAGGACCAACTTGGTATAACTTTTTTATACATTATCATCTTGCACTCATGAGTGATTTAGCAAAACGCCCACAAGATGCAAAAAAATACTTCATTCAAGCATTAAAAAACCAACAAGGTGCCATTACAGCCACAGATACCTATGAACGCGTTATTATAGCCTATGCCTCATTCCAATTACGTCAGCACATGCGTAACGATGCTATAAAAACTCTCAAGTATGGAGAAAAGATATTATTAGGCTATGAAACACTAAAAAATATCCGTCAAAAAGTTGAAAAAGGAGCCAATATAGAAAATCTTATTACAACACCTCAACAAGGAATTGGCGAAGTATTATATAATTTCGGAACAATTTTTAATAAAAAAGGCTCAGAACGGATTGCACGTATTTTTCAACAATTCTCTTTAGTTCTTTATCCTAAAAATGAAGCAACGCTGTTTCAATTAGCAAAAATTTCTGCAAAATTCGATGATTATGATCAAGCAATTAAAATTTATCGTGCTTTACCACCTAACTCCCCTTATTATAGGGATGGACAATTCCAACTTGCATTGACTCTTACTAAGAATGGAAACCGCGATGAAGCCATCAAATTATTAATATTATTAGAGAAAAAATTTCCTAATGACCGCCATATTATCATTGCCCTAGCTGCTATCTATATGCAGGAAAATAACTTTCCTGAAGCGATCAAAATCCTGGATCAAGCTATTGCAAAAATAAAAGACTTTCAACGAGATAATTGGAAACTTTTTTATCAACGTGGCATCGCATTTAATTATCTAAAACAATGGTCAAAAGCTGAAACTGATTTTCGCAAAGCGCTTACGTTTTTTCCGGATCAACCGCAAGTACTTAATTATTTAGCTTATTCCCTTATTGATCGTAATCAAAAACTTGAAGAATCATTAAATATGCTAAAAAAAGCTATTACTTTACAATCACAAAACAGTTATATTCTTGATTCTTTAGGATGGGCTTATTACAAACTTAAACAATATTCCCAAGCTGTTAGAACATTAGAAACTGCTGTTAGGTTACAACCTAGTGATCCAATAATTAATGATCATTTGGGTGATGCTTATTGGCAAGTTGGGTGCAAACGTGAAGCGATATTTCAGTGGAACCATGCAATTGATGGAGAACCAGAAAATCCGGAAAGAATTAAAGAAAAAATAAAGTTTGGTCTGTAA
- a CDS encoding glycine--tRNA ligase subunit alpha, whose amino-acid sequence MNPPSNLNSTCSFQGLILSLQNYWAQHGCAILQPYDMEVGAGTFHPATTLRSLGPRPWKAAYVQPTRRPTDGRYGKNPNRLQHYYQFQVLLKPSPPNLQELYIGSLQAIGLNMKLHDIRFVEDDWESPTLGAWGLGWECWCDGMEVSQFTYFQQVCGIECSPVSGEITYGLERLAMYIQDVSNVYDLNFNGLDGANRISYGDIFLQAEQEYSHYNFEFANINLLQQQFINAERECIALLDAGKPKKENRSHLCVFPAYDQCIKASHIFNLLQARGVISVTERQSYILRVRDLARRCGEAFLLTEAGNISKNGDV is encoded by the coding sequence GTGAACCCACCTTCAAATTTAAATTCCACATGCTCTTTTCAAGGACTTATTTTAAGCCTTCAAAATTACTGGGCTCAGCATGGATGTGCAATTTTGCAACCTTATGACATGGAAGTAGGGGCTGGAACTTTTCATCCAGCTACAACACTACGTTCATTAGGTCCACGCCCTTGGAAAGCAGCTTATGTCCAACCTACTCGACGCCCAACGGATGGGCGATATGGTAAAAATCCTAACCGTTTACAACACTATTACCAATTTCAAGTGCTCCTTAAACCTTCTCCTCCAAATTTACAAGAACTTTATATCGGCTCTCTACAAGCTATCGGCCTTAACATGAAGCTCCATGATATCCGCTTTGTTGAAGATGATTGGGAAAGTCCAACACTTGGTGCTTGGGGACTTGGATGGGAATGTTGGTGCGATGGAATGGAGGTTTCTCAATTCACTTATTTTCAACAAGTATGCGGCATTGAATGTTCTCCAGTCTCAGGAGAAATCACCTATGGGCTTGAGCGATTAGCAATGTATATTCAAGATGTCAGTAATGTTTACGATCTTAATTTTAACGGCTTAGATGGTGCAAACCGAATAAGTTATGGTGATATTTTTCTACAGGCAGAACAAGAATATTCACATTATAATTTTGAATTTGCTAATATCAACCTTTTGCAACAACAGTTCATTAACGCAGAACGTGAATGCATCGCACTTCTTGATGCTGGAAAGCCAAAAAAAGAGAATAGGTCCCATTTATGCGTCTTTCCAGCTTACGACCAATGTATTAAAGCAAGCCATATCTTTAATCTCTTACAAGCACGTGGTGTTATTTCTGTTACTGAACGACAAAGTTATATTCTTCGTGTTCGCGATCTTGCACGCCGCTGCGGTGAAGCCTTCTTATTAACCGAAGCTGGTAATATATCAAAAAACGGAGATGTATAA
- the glyS gene encoding glycine--tRNA ligase subunit beta produces the protein MPDLLLELFSEEIPAHMQRRAASDLKKCVTDKLVNAGLTYKAACEYWTPRRLTLNIRGLSKSSPDVHEERKGPNVQSPKQVIDAFLRATGLNDISKVDIIHDNKKGDFYIAKTTKKGRLAEEIIADILPDIIRNFPWKKSMRWGQESSKSGALRWIRSLQNILCVFGSAIGETHIIPFTVGSLKSNNLTYGHRFLSNGKPIEVRRFDDYVTQLENHKVILDAERRKNIILADAQNLCFANGLELVEDKTLLEEVSGLVEWPVVLMGTFDKTFLNIPPEIIRLTIQTHQKCFVTRKRGEKNKLSNYFILVANILASDKGIEISKGNSKVVNARLSDALYFWQTDQCNLPNIKHLESSAKKLDLDLNKPLDQRIANLDYLNVTFHAKLGTQGARVERIVALTQTIAPLIQADSILAKRAAVLAKADLQTEIVGEFPELQGLIGRKCALLQGEDSRVAEAIEDHYKPLGPKDRIPCEPIAITVALADKIDTLAGFWFINEKPTSSKDPYALRRAALGIIKLILLNNWKISLMPLFHQAMNFLLQQKIQYATSETKVTQLQNIFVEKTENIVLDLLAFFHERLKGYLKDEGAHHDIVEAVLTKDADDILLIVRRVEALTSFINTNDGNSLLIAVKRAINILENETKNGTIIINEVRPELFIETEEKQLYQTTIEIEKKLADHIHVKELSSTLNSLVLLKKPINAFFEKVFVNDSNINIRANRLALLECIRIITQNVADFSKLQSKI, from the coding sequence ATGCCCGATCTCCTGCTTGAACTCTTTAGTGAAGAAATCCCTGCTCACATGCAGCGCAGAGCTGCTTCTGATCTTAAAAAATGTGTTACAGATAAACTTGTTAATGCAGGCTTAACTTATAAAGCAGCCTGTGAATATTGGACACCTCGTCGGTTAACATTAAATATACGCGGTCTTTCCAAAAGTTCGCCAGATGTTCATGAAGAACGTAAAGGACCTAATGTACAATCACCAAAACAAGTTATTGATGCTTTTTTACGCGCTACAGGTCTAAATGATATTTCCAAAGTAGACATTATACATGATAATAAAAAGGGCGACTTTTATATTGCCAAAACAACCAAAAAAGGTCGTTTAGCCGAAGAAATCATTGCAGATATTTTACCTGATATTATTCGTAATTTCCCATGGAAAAAATCTATGCGTTGGGGGCAAGAGTCATCTAAAAGTGGTGCCTTAAGATGGATACGATCTTTACAAAACATTCTTTGTGTTTTTGGATCAGCAATTGGTGAAACACACATTATTCCATTTACAGTTGGTTCCCTAAAAAGTAATAACTTAACCTATGGTCACCGCTTCTTAAGTAATGGAAAACCTATCGAGGTACGCCGTTTTGATGACTATGTAACACAACTTGAAAACCATAAAGTTATCTTAGATGCGGAGAGACGAAAAAATATTATTTTAGCAGATGCTCAAAATCTTTGCTTTGCAAATGGCTTGGAATTAGTTGAAGATAAGACTCTTTTGGAAGAAGTTTCAGGACTCGTTGAATGGCCTGTTGTACTCATGGGTACCTTTGATAAAACTTTTCTCAATATTCCCCCAGAAATTATTCGTTTGACCATTCAAACTCATCAAAAATGCTTTGTAACACGCAAACGAGGTGAAAAGAACAAACTCTCTAACTATTTCATTCTTGTTGCCAACATTCTTGCCAGTGACAAAGGAATAGAAATTTCTAAGGGAAATAGTAAAGTCGTAAATGCCCGTCTTTCTGATGCACTCTATTTTTGGCAAACAGATCAGTGTAATTTACCCAATATTAAGCATTTAGAATCTTCTGCTAAAAAACTCGATCTTGATTTAAATAAACCTCTCGATCAACGAATAGCAAATCTTGATTATTTGAATGTTACTTTCCATGCTAAATTAGGAACACAAGGTGCAAGAGTAGAAAGAATTGTTGCTTTAACACAAACAATTGCACCTTTAATACAAGCAGATTCTATATTGGCTAAACGTGCAGCAGTATTAGCAAAAGCTGATTTACAAACAGAAATTGTTGGTGAATTTCCTGAACTGCAAGGGTTGATAGGACGAAAATGTGCATTACTTCAAGGAGAAGATTCGCGTGTAGCTGAAGCCATTGAAGACCACTATAAGCCTCTGGGACCTAAAGATCGTATCCCATGTGAACCTATTGCTATAACAGTTGCATTAGCTGATAAAATTGATACGCTAGCTGGTTTTTGGTTCATTAATGAAAAACCAACTAGTTCAAAAGACCCTTATGCATTAAGACGAGCAGCATTGGGAATTATCAAGCTTATTCTTCTAAATAATTGGAAAATAAGCCTTATGCCGCTTTTTCATCAGGCAATGAATTTTTTATTACAACAAAAAATTCAGTACGCAACATCTGAAACAAAAGTTACACAACTTCAAAATATATTTGTAGAAAAAACGGAAAATATTGTATTAGATTTATTAGCATTTTTTCATGAACGACTAAAAGGTTATCTCAAAGATGAAGGCGCGCACCATGATATTGTTGAAGCTGTTTTAACAAAAGATGCCGATGATATTTTATTAATTGTGCGCCGAGTTGAAGCACTTACCTCCTTTATCAACACCAATGATGGGAACAGCCTTTTAATTGCAGTAAAACGCGCTATCAATATTCTTGAAAATGAAACAAAAAACGGAACGATAATAATAAACGAAGTTAGACCTGAGCTTTTTATTGAAACAGAAGAAAAACAGCTCTATCAAACAACAATTGAAATAGAAAAAAAGCTTGCTGATCATATTCATGTAAAAGAATTATCATCTACATTGAATAGCTTAGTACTCCTCAAAAAGCCTATTAACGCATTCTTTGAAAAAGTATTTGTAAATGATAGCAATATAAATATTCGAGCTAATCGTCTTGCTCTTCTTGAATGTATTCGCATAATTACACAAAACGTTGCAGATTTCTCGAAATTACAGTCTAAAATCTAA
- a CDS encoding methyltransferase domain-containing protein: MSPPLIFDYNCIEQFRQRAFKRAKKGCDFLLSYVVDDLHKRLNAVNRNFILALDLHGHTGLAVQTLKKSGKIGSIERVETNILYQNYDNPFHLRHRELLDFPQHYCDLIVSLLSLQLTNDIPGVLSQIKNILKPDGLFLAVMTGAGTLRELRESLMQAENEIYGGVSPRIYPFADIRDVGALLQRVGFAMPVVDVEDITIRYNSMFDLMRDLKAMGMQNALLSRSRRPVSKRFFYLADEIYAKKFSDPDGRIRAHFSFIWLSGWAPDPKQQKPIPPGSAQMSLVDFLKK; the protein is encoded by the coding sequence ATGTCTCCTCCTTTGATCTTTGATTACAATTGTATTGAACAATTTCGTCAACGTGCTTTTAAAAGAGCAAAAAAAGGGTGTGATTTTTTGCTTTCTTATGTGGTTGATGATCTCCACAAACGTCTCAATGCTGTTAATCGTAATTTCATATTGGCCTTAGATTTACATGGTCATACAGGTCTTGCAGTGCAAACTTTAAAAAAATCTGGTAAAATAGGTTCTATAGAACGTGTTGAAACCAATATTCTTTACCAAAATTACGACAATCCATTTCATTTGCGTCATCGAGAATTGCTTGATTTTCCTCAGCATTACTGTGATCTTATTGTTTCACTTCTCTCCTTACAGTTGACTAATGATATTCCTGGTGTTCTCAGTCAAATAAAAAATATCCTTAAACCAGATGGCTTATTTCTTGCTGTTATGACTGGAGCTGGTACGTTAAGGGAATTGCGTGAAAGTTTAATGCAAGCTGAAAACGAAATTTACGGTGGTGTTAGCCCAAGGATTTATCCCTTTGCAGATATTCGTGATGTAGGAGCTCTCTTACAGCGTGTGGGTTTTGCTATGCCCGTAGTAGATGTTGAAGATATCACTATACGCTACAATAGCATGTTTGATCTTATGCGTGATCTTAAAGCTATGGGAATGCAAAATGCACTTCTTAGTCGCTCCCGACGTCCTGTATCAAAGCGATTTTTCTATCTCGCTGATGAAATTTATGCAAAAAAATTCAGTGATCCCGACGGTCGTATTCGTGCGCATTTCTCTTTCATTTGGCTCTCTGGTTGGGCTCCTGACCCAAAGCAACAGAAACCCATACCTCCAGGATCTGCTCAAATGTCTCTTGTAGATTTTTTAAAAAAATAA